The DNA sequence ATCTGGAAATTCCCACGGAAACGGGATTGAAGCTGTTGGCTCCTGAAAAAAACAGGAAAGATATGGATGTGCCTATGGACTATCTGAAAAATCAGATCATCCGTACCAAAGAAGAGAAGAAGATCTTTCGTTCTACGCCAAAGTTTGCTCCGGCAGGGCAGAGTACACAGATGATTATTGGCGCTTCTGGCGAATCCGATATGCATATTATGAAGACTGCCGATCATTATTATACCGAGTACAATTTAAAACGAGTGTATTACTCGGGCTATATTCCCATTTCAAACGACAAGCGCTTGCCTGGGTTAGGATCAGACGTTCCCGTGATTCGCGAAAACCGATTGTACCAATCCGATTGGTTATTGCGATTTTATGGCTTTAAACGGGATGAAATAGTCAATGAACGCCATCCCAATTTGGATCTTGATATTGATCCCAAATTGGGATGGGCTTTACGCAATCTGGATCAGTTTCCGGTAGATATCAATCGTGCACCTTATGAATCTATTGTACGTGTGCCCGGAATCGGCGTTACTTCGGCAAAAAAAATCGTGGCCGCACGGCGGTTTGGCGCTTTGCGAATGGAGCATCTTCAGAAAATTGGTATATCTGCCAATAAAGTGCGGTATTTTATATCCTGCCAGGGTTTTGTGCCTTTGATGTCGGATCGTCCTGCCGAGATGATCAAGCATTATATCTTGGCTGCCTCACATACCAAGTATAAAAAAGTGTTCAATCAACAACTGACTTTATTTTAAGGACTTCTATGCAGCAACGAACTACTTTATCGTATGATGGGAGCTGGGTCGGATTATTGACCGCCATATTCGAAGTGTATGAATATAAGTTTGATGCTGCATCCATCCAGCAAATGGCACAGGCGGATCAGGGGGATCTTTTTGGTGCGCGACACGAGGTGCATACCGATCATGCAAAGGCTGAGCGGGTGAAAAAGGGTGTTATAAATCGCGTCGGTAAGAAGGATTTTCAGGAATTGTATGCCGCTTATCTTTCGGAATTGCAGGGGGTGGAAGATCTTATCTTGCGTTTGGTACGAAATTATCTCGCACCAGATGGAGTAGGTTTGTCACAGAATTATGGGCATGAAGATGTATTGCGCATCAAGCAAATAAACAAATCGGTGTCGCGTGAGCGACACCGATTCAAAGCTTTTGTACGATTCAGAAAGTTGAGCGATGAGCTGTTTTTTGCCAAAATAGACCCTGATTTCAATATTCTGCCGCTCATCATTCCACATTTTAGGGATCGCTATGCGGATCAATCCTGGGTGATTTATGATATCAAACGAGATTATGGCGCCTATTATAATCAATCGGAGGTGGTAGAAATTCACTTAAGTGATCTACCATCCGAGCGCGAAATCATGGAGCGTGGTGAGGACAAGGAAGCTTTGTACGATGAACTATGGAGACGTTACTTCCGAAGTACGAATATCACCGAAAGAAAAAATACAAAACTACATCTCCAGCATGTGCCTAAGCGCTACTGGAAATACCTGAACGAGAAGTTTGACCTATAAGCCGGGATTACCAGCCTTTTATAGCCTGTCCCTTAAAAAGCTCCAATGCTTTCTGTTCCACGGCATTAGACTGGTATGCCTGTAAAAACCTCTTCACTTTGTCTAGATCCTTATTGTCTTCACGTGTTACGATGACATTGACGTAAGGTGAATCCTTGCTTTCTCTGAAAAGTCCTAATTTATCTGGATCCAATCCTGCTTGTGCTGCGAAATTGTTATTGATAATCGCGATCGTTACTTCTTTATCATCCAAAACTTTGGGAAGTTGCGGTGCTTCTAATTCTAAGATACGTAGGTTTTTAGGGTTGGAAGTAATATCAATCACTTTCGGCATAATTCCAGTGTTATCTTTCAGTGTTATTAAACCCTGTTCTTGGAGCATCAACAAGGAACGCCCACCATTGGTAGGGTCGTTCGGGATCGCTACCGTAGCATTTGCCACCAGTTCATCCAAAGACTTAATTTTTTTAGAATAAGCGATAATAGGATATACAAAAGTATTACCAATAACAGCTAGTTGATATCCACGTTGTTTAGACTGCTCCGTTAAATAGGGAACATGCTGAAAGGCATTGGCATCAATATCTCCTGTGCTCAATGCTTCATTAGGCATCACATAGTCATTGAAAGTAACTAGTTCTACTTCTAAGCCGAATTGCTCCTTAGCCACTTTCTTGGCCGTTTCGGCAATTTCTTTTTCCGGTCCCGCTACGATGCCTACACGAATGGTATTTTCATCGGTGGCATTATTCCCACAAGCGACGAAAAGCGCGGATAAGGCAATGTAAAGTAGAGGAGCAATAATATAACGCATAAGATTTTTATTAAGATGAAATAATAATTAACGATGATCAAATTTTTTGGAGATAAAATCTCCACTATATTGGATTAGGATGACCATGATAATGAGTAGGACAAGCACGGCATTCATGATTTGTGCATCATAACCAATGTAACCATATTGGTAACCAATTTGGCCTAATCCACCTGCACCAACGGCACCACCCATAGCAGAATAGCCAACCAATGTGATCAAGGTTACCGTCGCATGATTGATAATAGAGGGTAACGCTTCTGGCAGGAGTACTTTTTTAATGATTTGGAATTGTGTAGCACCCATAGCGCGAGCGGTTTCTACTAAACCGACCGGCAAATCTATCAAACTATTCTCGATTAGTCGAGCGATAAACGGTGCAGCACCAATACTTAGGGGTACCAATGCGGCCTTCAAACCGATAGATGTGCCGACGATGCTTCTGGTAAATGGAATCATCCAGACGATGAGGATGATGAAAGGAATGGATCGGGAAACATTCACCACAAAAGAAGTGACGTTGTGTGCTGTGCGATTCTCCAGCATACCGCCTTTGCGGGAAGCAAAAAGATAAATGCCGGCGGGAAGTCCGAGGCAGAAGCCGAAAAAGCAGGAAACAAATGTCATGGCCAGGGTTTCGCCCGTTCCGGCAATTAATAGATTAATAACTTCGGGAGACATAGCCTATGATTTCGGTGTTAAAATAATGTGTTGCGCAAAATGAAAGGGCTTCTTCTAATTGATCCCCGGAAAGGCGCAGTACGGATGAACTGATTTTCAGTTCTCCGATGGTTTCAATCCGTGCTTCAATAATGGCAACAGCTAAAGAGAATCTGTTTTGTAGTGCCGAAAAAGAATAATCGGTATTGTCGCGAGTCTGTATTCGTACGATTAGATCGTCTGTATCCGTCGTTTTATCTACATGTATATGCGGCTGATAGGCGATGGGTAAGTCTGCCTGAACGGCAGAAGCTACGAATGCAGCCGTATGCCCATGCTCAGGGGCACCAAAAATCTGAGATCGGTCGCCTAATTCTATGATCTTCCCGTCCTTCACCACAGCCACACGATCGCAAATCGCTTTCACGACATGAATCTCATGCGTGATCAGTACGATCGTAATTTGCAGTTTTGCATTAATCGTCTGTAAAAGATTGAGGATGGATTTCGTGGTACCTGGATCCAGGGCACTCGTCGCTTCATCACATAGTAGTAGGGTAGGGTTGTTGGCTAAAGCACGCGCAATAGCTACGCGCTGTTTTTGGCCACCAGAAAGATTGCTAGGATAATCATGCGCTTTATCAGAAAGTCCCACCAATTCTAATAACTCTGTTACACGGGTTTGAATGTCTTTTCTGGAAGTCTGGCTGAGCTCTAAGGGCAAAGCGATATTATCGAAAACAGTGCGGGAAGAAAGTAAGTTGAAATGCTGAAAAATCATTCCAATATGCCGTCTTTCTTGTTGCAGTTGGCGCTCACTTAAGCTGGTAAGCTGTTTGTCTGCTAACCAAATCTCGCCCTTATCTGGCCTTTCCAAGAGATTTAAGCAACGTAAGATCGTGCTTTTTCCGGCTCCGGAACTTCCGATGATACCGAAAATTTCTCCCTTCTTCACAGAGAAAGATACATCATCCAACGCTTGAACTCGTCTCCCTTTACTGGTTGTATATGTTTTGGAAATATGCTTAACGTCAATCATTCTGGGTACACGCTCTAAAAAGTGTCCCAAAAGTACGTAAAAACAATTTATTTTAGTCTACTGAATTTATAGTTTTTCTACCACGCAATGCCATAATCTTCTCCGTGGTTACTACTTCCGCCCCAAAGTGTGCCATGTTTTTCATCAAAATAAATCGCATTGATTGGGCCGCTATTGCGTTCACCAAATTGAATGGAGTAGCCCATAGACTCCAATTGCTTCACCACATCGGCAGGAGTACGTTTATCTAAAAGTAGGCTACCCGGTCTTGGTTTGCGATCGTCTAGCTTCGTGCCGCCCAACGATAGCCATAGCTGGTTGCTATTGATGTTTGCCGCTTCTGCTGCTTGCTGTGGCGTCATACCAAATTCGACCACATTCAAAAAGAATTGTAATAAGTTTTGATCCTGCGTGTCGCCACCCTGCACGGCAAAAGATAAGAAGGGTTTACCCTCTTTCAGCGCCATAGCTGGTGTTAGTGTTACCCGTGGACGCTTACCCGGTTCTACCACGTTAAACGGACTTACCAGAGAATCGAGTACAAAACTTTGCAAGCGCTGGCTCATGCCCACGCCCGTATGGCCGGCAATGAACGCTGGTAGCCAGCCGCCGCTAGGCGTAATTGAAACCACCCAACCTTCGGCATCTGCTGCCTCAATACTGGTAGTGCCCCGAAGCAAACGATCCATATATAAGCTATCCGTGTTTGTTTGATAAGCGGTGGCATCGTGTTTCGGTACGAAATCACCCTGCTCACCTGCTGTTGTATCCGTTAGTTTAAGGCGTTCTTTTAATAAATTGGTATAAGGATTTGTACGATTTTCATAAGGATAGGGATCTCCAGGTTGTACCAATGGATCGTTTTTCTCTGGATCTATACTCGCGGCTCTTGCAGTTCCGTAATCGTCGCTCAGTAAACCATCAATGGGCGTTTTCGGTTGGAATGCGGGATCTCCATAATAAAAATCGCGATCTGCAAAGGCTAGATTCATCGCTTGATATACGGTATGTATATAAGGGGCAGAATTGTACCCCATCCCTTTAAGATCAAACTGTTTTAGAATATTCAATGCTTGCAGCATCGCTGGCCCTTGTGTCCAGGATTGCAATTTGTAGACATCAATCCCCTTATAATTTATTTGTAAGGGTTTCTCCTCTATAGGATGCCAGTTGGCCAAGTCTTCCATCGTGATGAGCCCACCATGCTCCTGACTACCGCGAACAAACTCTGCTGCGATATCTCCGGTATAGAAGCGGTCGTGCGCTGCCATAATGGCTTCCTCGCGGCTCTTTCCAGCCGCCAGCGCATTTTGTTCGGCTTCTACCATTTTCTCCAATGTCTGAAGCAAGTCTTTTTGCACAAAAATTTCTCCTGCTTCAGGTGCTTCCCGGTCTTCTCCTTCGTGTACCAGAAAAACGGCTTTGCTGTAAGGCCATTCTTTGATGCGTGCTTTGCCGCGCTCGATGCTATTGGCAGTCTGCGCCTCTATCGGATAGCCTGCAGCCATTTGCATAGAAGGTTGTAGTACTTCCTTCAGACTTTTAGTGCCATACTTAGCCAGCATATAACATATGCCACCTGGTGTGCCTGGCGTTACGGCTGCCAACGGGCCAAATTCTGGCGGAAACTCATATCCGCGAGATTTAAAAAAGTCAACTGTCGCTCCGGTAGGAGCCACGCCTAATGCATTAATTGCCAGTACTTTTTTGAGCTTCGGATGGTAAATTAGCGCTTGTGTTTCGCCTCCCCAGCTGAGCACATCCCACATGGTACAGGTAGCGCCCAACATGGCACAGGCAGCATCTACGGCATTTCCTCCTTGCTGAAATAATTGTGCTCCCGCTGTCGCGGCTAAAGGTTTGCCGGTAATCGCCATCCAGTTTTTGCCATGTAATGGTGGCTTTTGCGTTTGCTGCGCAAAGGCAAACGAACCACTGATGAAAAAAAGGGCGGATAAGATAGGGCGTGTTTGAGAAAATATGCTTCTAAAGGAGATTTGCATCTTGTTAGTCGTTTTTTGGAGATGCAATATATCGATTTTGTCGAGACGAGGAAAACTCTTGAAGTGTATTATCTGTAATTAATGCATTCTGGCGACCGGCAAAACTTCATGCCAAGCCAAAGAAATGCCAGCGATGATGTCGGAGGCAATCAGGCTTTTGGGATGTGTCGTATGCGCCGCGAGGTCACCGGCCAGACCGTGTACGTAAACTCCGGTAAGGGCAGCATCTTTACTGGAAAATCCCTGCGCCAGTAGCGAAGTGATCATGCCGGCCAATACATCGCCGCTCCCAGCCGTGGCCATACCCCAGTTGCCGGTAGCATTAAAGTGAATCGTTCCATCTGGTACTACTACGGCTGTATTAGCCCCTTTAATCAATACGACAACTTGGTGTGCTTGGGCAAATTTTCGTGTTTTTTCCATTTTATCCCAATCATTTTTCCAAGATCCGATCAGCCGTTGCAATTCTTTCGGGTGTGGTGTTAATATACTTCCGGCAGGCAAGTCCTTGAGACTATTTGGATGTGCGGCTAGCGTGTTGATTGCATCTGCATCTAACACCAGTTTGGGAGGCTTCGGCTTAAGGGATACGTTACGTAAAAATCGAAGAAATGCCTGCTCGGTATCCGCGTGCCTGCCCATTCCCATGCCAATTCCTATCGCAGAGTATTGTTCTGTAGCGTCAGGAAAAGTGGAAAGGTGTTGTAACTCGCTATCCGTTTGCAACATGGCTTCCGGGAAATTTGTTTGGAGAATCGGATGAGCGCAACGGGCGCTGTAAACACTGACCAGGCCACAGCCAGTGCGTAGGGCGGCTTTTGCGCTCAAGTGAATAGCACCGATTTTTCCATAGCTGCCGCCGGCAATCAGCACATGACCAAATGTACCCTTATGCGAAAAGCGACTTGGCATGGAGCATTGTGCTTGAATGGTTTGTAATGTGGTGAAATAATAGGTGCCAGGTGCGGCCGAAAGGGCAGCGGTATCTAATTGTATATCCACGACTTTGAATTCTCCAACGTAAGCCGCGTTTTCCGGTTGAAGAAGCGCCAATTTAGGGCATTGCAAGGTGTAGGTATGATTTGCTTTTACGATGAACATTCCGTTTTCCGATGGCTGATCCGCATATAATCCGGAAGGAATATCTATCGCCAGGATGGGGCGATTTGAATGATTGATCGCGTCGATTACGGGCCGCCATTTCTCCGCCAAAGGACGAGAAAGTCCGATACCGTAAAGTGCATCAATCACGACATCTTCCAATTCAAAATCACACGCGATAACGTCGGTAAAATAGTTCACTTCAACGCGCGCGTCACGCAGACGTTTTTGGTTTTCGATATTATCAGGGCTGTATTTGTCTGTCTCATATAAGTAGATACGAACCTGTCTTCCAGAACTGGATAGTAACCGTCCGAGCGCTAAGCCATCGCCACCATTATTCCCAGTACCGCAAAAGATCACAAAAGAAGTTTCAAACGAAGGGAAATCTTTGGTGATTTGCTGAAACAAGCAATTTGCGGCTCGCTCCATCAGGTCAACAGATCGAATGCCTTGCCGATCTAGGGTAGCCCGATCGGCTGTGCGGATGTCAGAAGCGGACAAGATTTTCATAGCTACGTCGGAGATAATGTTTATTTTCTTTTTTTTAGGAACATGTCTAGTAACCCGTTCGCTATTTTCCCTAATAATTTTGTTCCTTCTCGTGCCAGCGTTCTGCTTGCAGTAGTTTGCGCTGCTTCTAGCGGAGTTTGTCTTCGCGATCGGGAAGAAGAAGAGTTTTTCGAACCAGCAGAAGGTTTCGGCAGTGACTTTTCCATTTGCTCACGCGCTAAATCAGCTTCCTGCTTTTGCTGGCGCTCTTTTATAATTTCAGATGCTGTTCGACGCTCAATACGCTCCTGATACTTTCTCGTAGCATCAGATTCTTCCAAAATCCGCGTGTACGTTTCCGCAGATGAGGCTCCCATAATGGCACGTGCGGGTACTAGGTGTGTCGCTACCACCTCAGTCGGAATACCCTTGTCATTCAACACGGTTATTAATGCTTGTCCAGTTCCCAACGAGGTAAGTATCTTATCAATGGCATAGAAATCTGAGGTAGGATAGGTACGGATCGTTTTACGTAGGTTCTCAGCATCATTGGGTGTAAACGCCCTTAAAGCATGCTGTACTCTGTTGCCGAGCTGACCTAATACACTCTCTGCGATATCTGTTGCCGCTTGCGTACAAAAGAACACGCCTACCCCTTTGGATCTAATTAGCCTAACAATTTGTTCAATCTGACTGAGGAAAGCTTTAGATGCACCATTAAATAGTAAATGAGCTTCATCAAAAAAGAAAACTAACTTGGGTTGATCCAGATCACCCACTTCTGGTAATTTTTTAAATAATTGTGCTAATAGACTTAATAAAAAAGTAGAAAACAAGAGTGGCTGATCCTGTACATCCGCGATATTTAATAACGTGATTACGCCCTTTCCGTCTACTTTTCCGAAAAGGTCTTGAATATCGAATTCTTTTTCTCCAAATAAATGTGACACACCTTGCTGCTCAATGGCAACTATCTTTCGTAAGATGGCTCCAGAACTCGCGCTACTGATGCGGCCATAATCGTCTTTTATTTCTGCGGCACCAGCACCATTCGATAAATAAGAAAGTAGCTTTTTTAAGTCATCAAGATCAACAAGAGGCAAGTCTGTATCTTGTGCATACTTAAATATAGCACTTAGTACGCCGGATTGTGTATCATTGAGATCCAGTATGCGAGCTAATAGCACAGGGCCAAAATCCCCTACAGTCAGCCGCATAGGGGCACCTAACTTGCCGCTCAAGGAAAAGAGCTCGACTGGAAAAGCCGCTGGTTCAAAAGGAACTCCTACTGCAAGTCCTCTTTCTAGCAATGCTTCATTCGTCTTTCCAGGTTCAGCAAGTCCCGATAGGTCACCTTTTACATCCAACATAAATACAGGTACGCCTGCATCAGAAAGTTGTTCAGCTATTAATTGCAAAGTACGTGTTTTTCCTGTTCCTGTAGCCCCTGCAATCAGTCCATGGCGGTTCATCATGCGAAGCGCGAGATTTACTTTTGCTTCAGTCACAATTTCGCCGTTTAAAATACCAGATCCTAATTGTATAAAAGCACCTTTCGGCTTATAAGATGTGGAGACTTTTTCAATAAATTGCTCTCTCATAGCTAAAATTTTGTTGTCTAAAAATAACAAATTAATCTTCATTAAGTGCACGACTTAGATTGCGATACAGAAATCGATTGTTTTATTAGCGGTGATTGCAAAGAGAGCCTATAATGGACCGATACGATTTTGTTGGTGATTCGATCAATCTTCCTGTCGCCAATTTTGCAAGGAACAAGGCAAAAGCCGTTTTTCATCGATTTTAATGTTTACTTTTGAACTTTTAACAGTAATAAGTGTATGCAGCAATTTCAACGTAGAGAACCTCGTGGCGAGAAAAGAGAGTCGAATCAGATGGTGTTTGGTATTCGCGCCGTAATGGAAGCGATTGACAGTGGAAAGGAGATAGAATCCCTTTTTATTCAACGAGGACTGAGCGGAGGATTGCTAATGGAATTGAAGGCATTGCTCAAAGAGCATAACTTGCCATCGCAACAGGTACCTATCGAAAAGTTAAACCGCATTACCGGAAAGAATCATCAGGGTGTAATTGCAGTCATTTCACCAATTACCTATCAACAGATTGAAGATCTGTTGCCCACGATTTATGAAAAAGGCGAAATTCCTTTGTTGTTGATGTTGGACGGCGTTACTGATGTGCGTAATATGGGTGCCATCGCACGTACAGCAGAGTGTGCGGGTGTGCATGCGATCATTGTGCCCAAGAAAGGATCGGCAGAGATTAATCCCGATGCCATCAAGACCTCGGCTGGTGCTTTGTATAAAATCCCGGTTTGTCGCCAGGATTCGTTGGGTAAAGTAGGACGTTTTTTGATTGAGTCGGGAGTGCAGATGGTCGTAAGTACCGAAAAGACAGAAGACTCGATTCACGATGTAGATTACACAGGTCCAACCTGTGTGGTGATGGGTGCAGAAGATGTCGGTGTATCGGATGATCTGATCAGAATATCAGATAAGCTGGCTCGTATTCCGATGTTTGGTGAAATTAAATCCCTGAATGTATCGGTATCTGCGGGTGTGGTAATTTATGAAGCAATTAGACAGCGTGCGTTAAAAGCATAATTAACTTCTCGCAAAATGATCAAAAAATCTTTGTTTCTGATATTCATGTGTTTTGCGTTGCAGTTCGTTGTGGCGCAACAGCGTAATTATGTTATGGCCATTCACGGTGGTGCAGGTACGATTTTGAAGAAAAACTTGACTGACTCTATGGAAGCAGCGTACAAAGATGGACTAAAGCAAGCCTTGCTGGCTGGATATCGGATCTTACAAGAGGAGGGAGGCACCAGTCTGGATGCAGTAGAAGCTGCAGTAAAGGTCTTGGAAGATAACCCCTTGTTTAACGCCGGCAAAGGAGCTGTATTTACCAGTGAAGGCAAAAATGAGTTGGATGCCGCTATTATGGATGGTAAGACGTTGAGCGCCGGTGCAGTTGCTGGTGTAACGAATATAAAAAGTCCGATTCAGGCCGCTCGTGCGGTGATGCAACATTCACCACACGTGATGATGGTAGGAGCGGGTGCGGAGCAATTTGCAAAAGAGCAGGGTTTGGAGATCGTAGATCCCAGCTATTTTTATACCAAGGAGCGTTGGGACGGGTTGCAAAAAGCCAGAGAGTTGGATTCTTTAGCGACGCAATTGGATCATGATGCGCAATCAGGTATTCATGAAGTATATAAAGATTATAAATATGGCACGGTGGGTGCGGTAGCTGTTGATCGTGCTGGAAATCTGGCGGCAGCGACTTCCACAGGTGGCATGACCAATAAGCGTTATGGCCGAGTCGGCGATGCGCCGATCACGGGTGCGGGCAATTATGCGGACAATGCGACTGTGGCAGTTTCCTGTACGGGATGGGGCGAATTTTTTATCCGATCTGTGGCCGCATATGACGTAGCTGCTCGTGTGCAATACGGTGGATTGTCTATCGCGGATGCAGCCGCAGCAGTCATTAAAAAGATTGGCGATATGGGTGGAGACGGTGGACTAATCGCCATCAATAAGCAAGGGGAAGTGGCCATGCCATTCAATACGGCCGGTATGTATCGCGGTGTCATCAAAGCAGATGGTACAATCGAGGTTGAGATTTATAAATAAGAAATTTTAGGTTGCGTCGCTCTGACGTCAGCCAGTTACATTAAATCACATTTTTCATGAAACAACTATATGTTTTATTATTAATGATGCCGTTGCTGGCCATAGGCCAATCAGGTAAACAGAATGTAGAAAAACCTTCTGGGGAAAGTGCGTCTCATGCGGTATTTTTAGAAGATTATCAAAAGCTGAATTCTTTTGATGAAGTCCTCGAAAAATTTGCGGGGCGTACCGTGTATATCGATTTGTGGGCTACCTGGTGTGGCCCTTGCGTTGCGGAGTTTGCTTATAAAGATGGTTTACATGATATTGCTGCCAAGCATGATATTGATATTCTGTATCTTTCTATGGATCAGGATAAAGACGATCAGAAATGGCAGGAATTTATTCAGAAACACGAATTATCTGGCTATCACATGCGGGCTAATAAAGCATTATATAAAGATATCCAGGCAAAGTTCTCGCGCGAATATCAAGGACGTAAAGCATTTGGGATCCCTTATTACATCATCGCAAAAGATGGTGAAGTGGTACTCAAGCAAGCGCCAAGACCTAGTGCTGGTGAACTGTTGTACACTGAATTGATCAACTATAAAAATTAAGATTTTTCGTCGATAACCTACTCGCCGTATGCCCTCCATATTTGCTTCAAACAACCTGCAGAAGCCAACTTATTCGCTGCTTTTAGCAGTTTGCGTAGCGCATTTGTTTAATGACTTATTGCAGTCTGTGATTCCTGCCATCTATCCGCGTTTGGAAGCGAAGTATGATCTAAGCATGGCACAGATTGGGGTCATTACATTATGCTTCCAATTGGCCGCCTCGATTTTCCAACCAGTGGTCGGCGCGTATACCGATAAGCATCCAAAGCCCTATTCTCAAATGGCGGGAATGCTTTTTTCTACTGCAGGAATGATTTCTTTGGCCTATGCGGCCAATTACGAGTGGATATTGATATCCGTAATACTCGTAGGAATTGGCTCTTCGATCTTTCATCCCGAATCCGCGCGCGTAGCCTATATGTCGGCAGGAGGTCGGAGAAGTTTTGCGCAAGCCATGTTTCAGATTGGAGGAAATACCGGGGCGGCTTTAGCGCCGCTCCTGATCGCTTGGATTGTGATCCCGAACGGTCAACACTATATTCTTTGGTTTGCCGTTATTGCGATGGTATCGCAGTTCATCTTGGGATATATTGGACGATGGTACAGCAGGCATTTGCGCTTGGTGCAATCCCGACCTAAAAAAGCGATCTTGCTTCCCGATTTATCTTCTACAAGAATCAACTGGTCCGTAGCGATCTTATTGTTGCTCATATTTTCCAAATATTTCTACACCGCCAGCATTACCAGTTATTTTCAGTTTTACACGATTCAGCGTTTTGATCTCACAGAAGTACAGGCACAGGTGTACCTGTTTTACTTTTTGATTGCTATTGCGGTGGGTTCACTCATAGGAGGTATGTTGGGCGACTACGTGGGGCGAAAGTACATCATCTGGTTTTCGGTATTGGGTGCGGCACCGTTTACCCTGCTCTTGCCCTATGTCGATCTGTTTTGGACTGGTGTGCTTATCGTCGTTATCGGATTGATTATTTCTTCCGCTTTTGCAGCCATACTCGTATTTGCGCAAGAATTACTGCCACGCAAATTGGGCATGGTGTCGGGTTTGTTTTATGGGTTTGCCTTTGGTATGGGTGGATTGGGATCTGCTGTGCTGGGATGGTGGGCAGATCAAACATCGATAAACTTTATCTACCAGGTGTGTTCCTATTTGCCTTTATTTGGCATCGTGGCTTACTTTTTACCTGACATGAAGAAGGTAACTTTCAGACCTTTAGAGACGAATTAGAGCGATCGCATAAACGCAGTAATCTGCTGTATTTCTTCCAGAAAATGCAGGCATCAATTATACCCATAAAAAAGAAGGGTCAACAGCATGCTGTTGACCCTTCTTGGTGTTATTTCTCGAAGATTTAGTACTTGCTTCTAGAAGACGAAGATGAAGGTCTGCGTTTTCCGGAAAAGTCTTTAAATCCTCCTCCTTTGTTATCGTCAGAACGGTAAGAGCGTCCGCCACCTGAGCGACCACCACCACCACCACCATTTCTAGGGCGATCGTTGCTGCGGCCACGACGTTCGCCACCACCACCACCACCTTCACCCGATACTTCGATGCGTACACCACGACCGTTGAAGTCTACATTCTGGAATCCTTGGATTACCTTTTGAACTTCTGCGTCTTGTACTTCGAAGAAAGTGAATACACCTTTAAGATCAATCTTTCCGATATCTTTACCGGAGATACGTGTATTGTTACAGATGTAACCCAACATATCACCACGAGAGAAATCGTCTACCGATCCTAAGTT is a window from the Sphingobacterium sp. lm-10 genome containing:
- a CDS encoding TlpA disulfide reductase family protein, translating into MKQLYVLLLMMPLLAIGQSGKQNVEKPSGESASHAVFLEDYQKLNSFDEVLEKFAGRTVYIDLWATWCGPCVAEFAYKDGLHDIAAKHDIDILYLSMDQDKDDQKWQEFIQKHELSGYHMRANKALYKDIQAKFSREYQGRKAFGIPYYIIAKDGEVVLKQAPRPSAGELLYTELINYKN
- a CDS encoding MFS transporter, yielding MPSIFASNNLQKPTYSLLLAVCVAHLFNDLLQSVIPAIYPRLEAKYDLSMAQIGVITLCFQLAASIFQPVVGAYTDKHPKPYSQMAGMLFSTAGMISLAYAANYEWILISVILVGIGSSIFHPESARVAYMSAGGRRSFAQAMFQIGGNTGAALAPLLIAWIVIPNGQHYILWFAVIAMVSQFILGYIGRWYSRHLRLVQSRPKKAILLPDLSSTRINWSVAILLLLIFSKYFYTASITSYFQFYTIQRFDLTEVQAQVYLFYFLIAIAVGSLIGGMLGDYVGRKYIIWFSVLGAAPFTLLLPYVDLFWTGVLIVVIGLIISSAFAAILVFAQELLPRKLGMVSGLFYGFAFGMGGLGSAVLGWWADQTSINFIYQVCSYLPLFGIVAYFLPDMKKVTFRPLETN
- a CDS encoding isoaspartyl peptidase/L-asparaginase, producing MIKKSLFLIFMCFALQFVVAQQRNYVMAIHGGAGTILKKNLTDSMEAAYKDGLKQALLAGYRILQEEGGTSLDAVEAAVKVLEDNPLFNAGKGAVFTSEGKNELDAAIMDGKTLSAGAVAGVTNIKSPIQAARAVMQHSPHVMMVGAGAEQFAKEQGLEIVDPSYFYTKERWDGLQKARELDSLATQLDHDAQSGIHEVYKDYKYGTVGAVAVDRAGNLAAATSTGGMTNKRYGRVGDAPITGAGNYADNATVAVSCTGWGEFFIRSVAAYDVAARVQYGGLSIADAAAAVIKKIGDMGGDGGLIAINKQGEVAMPFNTAGMYRGVIKADGTIEVEIYK